One window of the Thermodesulfomicrobium sp. WS genome contains the following:
- a CDS encoding MFS transporter encodes MNARLLQLAIFAQVSACFTTIYLVQPVLPILQAEFGVSLTQASQSVSMVILGVALSTLVFGRLADSLPIKPLITLGCVFVAGSGLACAAVHSMPLFLALRFLQGLFIPALTTCLAAYLARTLPVERLNTVMGAYVAATVAGGLGGRLLGGWIHPPLHWRYAFVTSALLVFVTTAAALMVLPPENRTKAHTASGPGYRELATSARLLPLFLVGFGSLFIYGATFNYLPYYLAAPPFSASTNTITTVYFTYLIGVVVAPASGRISNRRGNGFTMLLGLGLMGLGLGISRAPWMAAVVLGLCLLCAGFFAVHTAAVGAMNRSLTESRGRANSLYILWYYLGGSCGITVMGWAWQHAAWNGVLAVGFAMLLALAAAALWEKRLEHTGRR; translated from the coding sequence ATGAACGCTCGGCTGCTGCAGCTTGCCATCTTCGCCCAGGTCTCGGCCTGCTTCACGACCATCTACCTGGTGCAGCCCGTGCTCCCCATCCTGCAGGCGGAGTTCGGCGTTTCCCTCACCCAGGCATCCCAAAGCGTCTCCATGGTCATCCTGGGGGTGGCGCTGTCCACTCTGGTCTTCGGCCGCCTGGCCGACTCCCTGCCCATCAAGCCGCTCATCACCTTGGGGTGCGTCTTCGTCGCCGGGTCCGGTCTTGCCTGCGCCGCGGTGCATTCCATGCCGCTCTTTCTTGCCCTGCGCTTTCTCCAAGGACTGTTCATCCCGGCCCTCACCACCTGCCTTGCCGCCTATCTCGCCCGGACGCTTCCGGTGGAGCGCCTCAATACCGTCATGGGCGCCTACGTGGCCGCCACGGTGGCCGGGGGCTTGGGCGGCCGTCTTCTGGGCGGCTGGATCCATCCGCCCCTGCATTGGCGCTATGCCTTCGTAACGTCCGCACTGCTCGTCTTCGTGACCACCGCCGCGGCCCTCATGGTTTTGCCGCCGGAAAACCGCACGAAGGCCCACACGGCTTCCGGGCCCGGATACCGCGAGCTTGCGACCTCCGCCCGGCTCCTGCCGCTCTTTCTCGTAGGCTTCGGCTCCCTTTTCATCTACGGCGCCACCTTCAACTACCTCCCCTACTACCTGGCGGCCCCGCCGTTTTCCGCATCCACCAACACCATCACCACCGTCTATTTCACCTACCTCATCGGCGTGGTGGTGGCCCCGGCCTCGGGGCGCATCAGTAACCGCCGCGGCAATGGCTTCACCATGCTCCTTGGCCTCGGGCTCATGGGCCTTGGCCTTGGCATCTCCCGCGCCCCATGGATGGCGGCAGTGGTTTTGGGACTCTGCCTGCTGTGCGCCGGCTTTTTCGCCGTGCACACCGCGGCGGTAGGGGCCATGAACCGCAGCCTCACCGAAAGCCGCGGCCGGGCCAATTCCTTGTACATCCTCTGGTATTACCTGGGAGGAAGCTGCGGCATCACGGTCATGGGCTGGGCGTGGCAGCACGCGGCCTGGAACGGCGTGCTGGCCGTGGGCTTTGCCATGCTCCTCGCCCTCGCGGCAGCGGCGCTCTGGGAAAAACGCCTGGAGCACACAGGACGCCGGTAA
- a CDS encoding DUF475 domain-containing protein, translated as MAQRHWLSFFWESFAGTMLGLGIAFGLGYQAGGLPEAVAYLVTTTLLACLETSVSLDNAVVNAAVLRVMRPVWRVVFLTAGIAVAVFGMRILFPVLITSVVGHVPLADAWTIATTQPERYQALMEESHVRVMGFGGMFLLMVALTYFLNENKKTHWIAWVEQLLVRAGSGENAAASLAIGVVLAVTSVIPASDKYPFLVSALAGFAVHALIDILKHLVGGSDILEAAAKNGLIGFVYLEILDSSFSFDGVVAAFAITNKFWLIALGLGIGALFVRSMTVYLVDRGTLEEFVYLEPAAFWAIVFLVVVMFASAAGHHLPGGEVSTALASLAILAAGVISSIKAKRRP; from the coding sequence ATGGCCCAACGCCATTGGTTGAGCTTTTTTTGGGAGTCCTTCGCCGGCACGATGCTCGGTCTGGGGATCGCCTTTGGGCTGGGATACCAGGCCGGCGGCCTGCCGGAGGCCGTGGCCTATCTCGTGACCACGACGCTGCTGGCCTGCCTGGAGACCTCGGTGTCCTTGGACAACGCCGTGGTCAACGCTGCGGTATTGCGGGTCATGCGGCCGGTGTGGCGGGTGGTGTTCCTCACTGCAGGCATCGCCGTGGCGGTGTTCGGCATGCGTATCCTCTTTCCTGTCCTCATCACCTCGGTGGTGGGACACGTGCCCCTGGCCGATGCCTGGACCATCGCCACCACGCAGCCTGAGCGCTATCAGGCCCTCATGGAGGAAAGCCACGTGCGCGTCATGGGATTCGGCGGCATGTTTCTCCTCATGGTGGCCCTCACCTACTTTCTCAACGAAAACAAAAAGACCCACTGGATCGCCTGGGTGGAACAGCTGCTTGTCCGCGCCGGCAGTGGAGAAAACGCCGCCGCCTCCCTGGCCATCGGCGTGGTCCTGGCTGTAACCTCGGTTATCCCCGCGAGCGACAAGTACCCGTTTCTCGTGAGCGCCCTGGCGGGGTTTGCCGTGCACGCCCTCATCGACATACTCAAGCACCTGGTGGGCGGCAGCGACATCCTCGAGGCTGCGGCCAAAAACGGCCTCATCGGCTTCGTGTATCTGGAGATTCTGGATAGCAGCTTTTCTTTTGACGGCGTGGTGGCGGCCTTTGCCATCACCAACAAGTTCTGGCTCATCGCCTTGGGCCTTGGCATCGGCGCCCTCTTCGTGCGCTCCATGACCGTCTATCTCGTGGACCGGGGGACATTGGAAGAGTTTGTGTACCTGGAGCCCGCGGCCTTCTGGGCCATCGTCTTTTTGGTGGTGGTGATGTTTGCCTCCGCCGCAGGCCATCATCTGCCCGGAGGCGAAGTATCCACTGCCCTGGCCAGCCTGGCCATTCTCGCTGCCGGGGTCATTTCCAGCATCAAGGCCAAGCGCCGGCCATGA
- a CDS encoding thiamine diphosphokinase produces the protein MHIVLMAHGHFAHTPLEEAALARADRIIAADGGAQHVLMAGRIPHLVVGDMDSISTETMEELHAQSVPMHIHPRHKDETDLELALRAADSATEITILGALGGRRDHEWANMLLLAQAPCPARILHQTCSIFLVDHRRPQLTLQTMPEDTVSLIPLTDAHGVTLTGLAYPLSQATLPLGSPRGVSNVALGTCATISLTNGRMLVMHLSRTYSR, from the coding sequence ATGCATATCGTCCTCATGGCCCATGGGCATTTCGCCCACACCCCGCTCGAAGAAGCAGCCCTGGCCCGGGCAGACCGCATCATCGCCGCAGACGGCGGCGCCCAGCACGTGCTCATGGCCGGACGCATCCCGCATTTGGTGGTGGGCGACATGGATTCCATTTCCACCGAGACCATGGAAGAGTTGCACGCCCAAAGCGTGCCCATGCACATCCATCCCCGTCACAAAGATGAGACCGACCTGGAACTTGCCCTGCGCGCCGCGGACTCGGCAACGGAGATCACCATCCTCGGCGCCCTGGGTGGACGCCGGGATCACGAATGGGCCAACATGCTGCTGCTCGCTCAGGCCCCATGCCCGGCCCGTATCCTCCATCAAACATGCAGCATCTTCCTGGTGGACCACCGCCGCCCCCAGCTCACCCTCCAGACCATGCCCGAAGACACCGTAAGCCTCATCCCCTTGACGGACGCCCACGGCGTGACCCTCACGGGGCTGGCCTATCCCCTCTCCCAAGCCACGCTCCCCCTGGGAAGCCCCCGGGGGGTGAGCAACGTGGCCCTGGGGACCTGCGCCACCATTTCCTTGACGAACGGCCGCATGCTCGTCATGCACCTCTCCCGCACCTATTCTCGGTGA